The Devosia sp. A16 genome includes a window with the following:
- a CDS encoding MFS transporter, producing MRLGIELPPQQRVYGGFFIYSFCMGSLPPRLPDIQHAMGIEEGALGLGLIGAALGTLISLSFAGPLLDRFGYRRAILTLIPLLALGYAIASFATGPLAFFLLLVPVGLVIGGIEIILNLEADRTEHMIGRRIMNRSHAFWSFGFFSAGIVSAAIAQTGLGVQVHLLLMVPIVILGVALLLGRFTPAPHRTGASTEEAPRFAAPTLAILVLVAVTLSAMIMEGAGIDWSAIYMKNEFQVSPFLAGFAVALGAFTQAVTRFFADPFVERYSPTVVSRVLLSVLGVGAVIVFFSPVDWLSLVGFGLMGVGTSVIFPLAMSAAAQRTDRPAATNVASLAQISFVAFLLGPPLLGYVAEHFGIRWSFGIGIPLVILSLVFAGALGAKPIRHEVD from the coding sequence ATGAGATTAGGTATCGAGTTGCCGCCGCAGCAGCGGGTCTATGGCGGCTTCTTCATCTACTCGTTCTGCATGGGGAGCCTGCCGCCGCGCCTGCCCGACATCCAGCATGCCATGGGCATCGAAGAGGGGGCGCTCGGCCTCGGGCTGATCGGCGCGGCGCTCGGTACGCTGATCTCGCTGAGCTTTGCCGGCCCGCTGCTCGACCGCTTCGGCTATCGCCGCGCCATCCTGACGCTGATCCCGCTCCTGGCGCTGGGCTACGCCATCGCCTCGTTCGCCACCGGGCCGCTGGCCTTCTTCCTGCTGCTCGTGCCGGTCGGCCTCGTCATCGGCGGCATCGAGATCATCCTCAACCTCGAGGCCGATCGCACCGAGCACATGATCGGCCGCCGCATCATGAACCGCTCGCACGCCTTCTGGAGTTTCGGCTTCTTCTCCGCCGGTATCGTCAGCGCCGCCATCGCCCAGACCGGGCTCGGCGTGCAGGTGCATCTGCTCCTTATGGTGCCCATCGTCATCCTCGGGGTGGCGCTGCTGCTCGGCCGCTTCACCCCGGCGCCGCATCGCACTGGCGCCTCGACCGAAGAGGCGCCGCGCTTCGCCGCGCCCACCCTCGCCATCCTGGTGCTGGTGGCGGTGACGCTCTCGGCCATGATCATGGAAGGCGCCGGCATCGACTGGTCGGCGATCTACATGAAGAACGAGTTCCAGGTCTCGCCCTTCCTCGCCGGCTTCGCCGTGGCGCTCGGTGCCTTCACCCAGGCGGTGACGCGCTTTTTTGCCGATCCGTTCGTCGAGCGCTACAGCCCGACCGTCGTGTCGCGCGTGCTGCTCAGCGTGCTCGGGGTCGGCGCGGTGATCGTCTTCTTCTCGCCCGTCGACTGGCTGTCGCTGGTCGGCTTCGGCCTGATGGGCGTGGGCACCTCGGTGATCTTCCCGCTCGCCATGTCGGCGGCGGCGCAGCGCACCGATCGCCCGGCGGCGACCAATGTCGCCTCGCTGGCGCAGATTTCGTTCGTTGCCTTCCTCCTCGGGCCGCCGCTTCTGGGCTATGTTGCCGAGCATTTCGGCATCCGCTGGTCCTTCGGCATCGGCATTCCGCTGGTTATTCTAAGCCTGGTTTTCGCCGGGGCGCTGGGCGCCAAGCCGATCCGGCATGAGGTTGATTGA
- a CDS encoding MFS transporter, with protein sequence MFSLKPHQRVYGIFFVFALSMGALLSRLPDLQRSLNLTEGQLGLTLIAMSIGALCGLTFSSPLIEKYGARTTAFVTVFGASTMYAIVPWIPSALLLLPVFFIAGLFAGALEINVNLETDRHEAQLGTRIMSRAHGMWSLGFFVTAFISAGVRQAGVSVHMHTFIALVVVVIAGYFVFSKIENAPARADSHDGKMPLVAFPTIGLLPLCLIGAAPLLVEGAGIDWSAIYMRDVFDVAPFIGGLSITIFSLFMALARLFMDPVVERYSPRVVAGALLGVAALGLVIVGFAPHPYVALFGFMLMGLGCSSVYPLAVSAAAQRTDRPASVNVASLGQMTFVVFFLGPPLLGFVAERFGIRMSYFVCVPLIIAALLVIRALSPKPTPLLAEPEPATPHG encoded by the coding sequence ATGTTTAGTCTGAAGCCGCATCAGCGGGTCTATGGGATCTTCTTCGTCTTCGCGCTGTCGATGGGGGCGCTCTTGAGCCGCCTGCCGGACCTGCAGCGCTCGCTCAACCTCACCGAGGGCCAGCTCGGCCTGACGCTGATCGCCATGTCGATCGGTGCGCTCTGCGGCCTCACCTTTTCGAGCCCGCTGATCGAGAAATACGGCGCCCGCACCACCGCCTTCGTCACGGTGTTCGGCGCCTCGACCATGTATGCGATCGTGCCGTGGATCCCCTCGGCGCTGCTGCTGCTGCCGGTCTTCTTCATTGCCGGGCTGTTCGCCGGAGCGCTCGAGATCAACGTCAACCTCGAGACCGATCGGCATGAAGCGCAGCTCGGCACCCGCATCATGAGCCGGGCGCATGGCATGTGGAGCCTTGGCTTCTTCGTCACCGCCTTCATTTCGGCCGGCGTGCGCCAAGCCGGCGTCTCGGTGCACATGCACACCTTCATCGCCCTGGTCGTGGTGGTGATCGCCGGCTACTTCGTCTTTTCGAAGATCGAGAACGCCCCGGCGCGCGCCGACAGCCACGACGGCAAGATGCCGCTCGTCGCCTTCCCGACCATCGGCCTGTTGCCGCTCTGCCTGATCGGCGCCGCGCCGCTCTTGGTCGAGGGCGCCGGCATCGATTGGTCGGCCATCTATATGCGCGACGTGTTCGACGTTGCGCCGTTCATCGGTGGACTGTCGATCACCATCTTCTCGCTGTTCATGGCGCTGGCCCGCCTGTTCATGGATCCTGTGGTCGAGCGCTACAGCCCGCGCGTCGTCGCCGGCGCGTTGCTCGGCGTCGCGGCACTGGGTCTCGTCATCGTGGGCTTTGCGCCGCACCCTTATGTGGCGCTGTTCGGCTTTATGCTGATGGGCCTGGGCTGCTCCTCGGTCTATCCGCTGGCCGTCTCGGCGGCGGCGCAGCGGACCGACCGGCCGGCTTCGGTGAACGTCGCCTCGCTGGGGCAGATGACCTTCGTGGTGTTCTTCCTCGGGCCGCCGCTGCTCGGCTTCGTCGCCGAGCGCTTCGGCATCCGCATGTCGTATTTCGTCTGCGTGCCGCTGATCATTGCCGCCTTGCTGGTGATCCGGGCGCTGTCGCCCAAACCGACGCCGCTGCTGGCCGAGCCGGAGCCTGCCACGCCCCATGGCTGA
- a CDS encoding MmcB family DNA repair protein — protein sequence MADLPPIVDLRQSPTALRVQRGVMRFLRNAHDFCCYAEVPLSNGRRADVLAVGPKGEIWIVEIKSSLVDFQVDRKWPNYKEFCDRFFFAKPPELDPDIFPAAEGLMVADGHDGAILRMAAEVVLPPARRKAMLLKLTRLGADRIHVLMDPNDL from the coding sequence ATGGCTGACCTGCCGCCGATCGTCGACCTTCGGCAATCGCCGACGGCGCTTCGGGTGCAACGCGGGGTGATGCGGTTCCTCCGCAACGCCCATGATTTCTGCTGCTACGCCGAGGTCCCGTTGAGCAACGGCCGGCGTGCCGACGTCTTGGCGGTGGGGCCCAAGGGCGAGATCTGGATCGTCGAGATCAAGTCGTCGCTGGTCGACTTCCAGGTCGATCGCAAATGGCCGAACTACAAGGAATTCTGCGACCGTTTCTTCTTTGCCAAGCCGCCGGAGCTCGACCCCGATATCTTCCCCGCCGCGGAAGGCTTGATGGTGGCCGACGGCCACGATGGGGCGATCCTGCGCATGGCGGCGGAAGTCGTCCTCCCACCGGCCAGGCGCAAGGCGATGTTGCTGAAACTCACGCGCCTCGGCGCCGACCGCATCCATGTGCTGATGGACCCCAATGACCTCTAG
- a CDS encoding MFS transporter, with protein sequence MKAPPSIVIVFFLHALAQGGMFSRIPDMQVALGLNEAQLGLALLGQPAGAIVSFLFASHVVERLGTRVIILTTIPVLALVLIGIALAPSLAIMWLGFALFGVVFAFSNVSINVEADRVEAASGRRLMNTCHGVWSVGLLTASLIGTAMRGANVAPALHFAIVLVPVLLGLMVFGWPMQAAPARPHAAPARRFRIALPSRMTLLLLGYAIAASLLEGGLRNWSVIFMRDSFTAPDWVDTLTLPAFMTAQSIGRLLADRAVGRWGPVPLARGLTITALLGLLLVVFSPNLIVALCGFTLIGFGVCVSFPLSTSAAARLGDRPASENVAALTMSQQLLLLGAPALMGWIATVASIRVTFAVLVPPLLLAFYLARYLAPRRE encoded by the coding sequence GTGAAAGCTCCCCCGTCCATCGTCATCGTGTTCTTCCTGCATGCGCTGGCACAGGGTGGCATGTTCAGCCGTATTCCCGATATGCAGGTGGCGCTCGGCCTCAACGAGGCTCAACTTGGCCTTGCCCTGCTCGGCCAGCCGGCGGGCGCCATCGTCTCGTTCCTGTTCGCGAGCCACGTGGTCGAGCGGCTGGGCACTCGGGTCATTATCCTCACCACCATCCCGGTGCTGGCGCTGGTGCTGATCGGCATCGCGCTGGCGCCGAGCCTCGCTATCATGTGGCTGGGCTTCGCGCTGTTCGGCGTGGTGTTCGCCTTCAGCAATGTCTCGATCAACGTCGAGGCCGACCGGGTCGAAGCCGCCTCCGGCCGCCGGCTGATGAACACCTGCCACGGCGTCTGGAGCGTCGGGCTGCTGACCGCCTCGCTGATCGGCACTGCGATGCGCGGCGCCAATGTTGCGCCGGCTTTGCACTTCGCCATCGTCCTCGTGCCGGTGCTGCTCGGCCTCATGGTGTTCGGCTGGCCGATGCAGGCGGCGCCGGCGCGCCCCCATGCCGCGCCGGCGCGGAGGTTCCGCATCGCGCTTCCGAGTCGCATGACACTGCTTTTGCTTGGCTACGCCATCGCCGCCTCGTTGCTCGAAGGCGGGTTGCGCAACTGGTCGGTGATCTTCATGCGCGACAGCTTCACCGCCCCGGACTGGGTCGACACGCTGACGCTGCCGGCCTTCATGACGGCGCAGTCGATCGGTCGGCTGCTCGCCGACCGCGCCGTGGGCCGCTGGGGTCCGGTGCCGCTAGCGCGCGGGCTCACCATCACGGCGCTGCTGGGGCTGCTGCTGGTGGTGTTTTCGCCCAACCTGATCGTGGCGCTCTGCGGCTTCACCCTGATCGGCTTCGGCGTCTGCGTGTCGTTCCCGCTGTCCACCTCCGCCGCCGCGCGGCTGGGCGACCGCCCGGCCTCCGAAAATGTCGCGGCGCTCACCATGAGCCAGCAACTATTGCTGCTCGGCGCACCGGCACTGATGGGCTGGATCGCCACCGTGGCTTCGATCCGTGTCACCTTCGCCGTGCTGGTGCCGCCCCTGCTGCTGGCGTTTTACCTGGCGCGGTATCTGGCGCCGCGGAGGGAGTGA
- a CDS encoding MBL fold metallo-hydrolase RNA specificity domain-containing protein: MTVTLHFHGASGTVTGSCYRIVHPKGQFLVDCGMFQGNKTVRDLNYKPFPFDPKGIDFLLLTHAHIDHAGLLPRLTHMGYRKPIWATEPTNGLLEYLLPDAAGIQESEADRETRKRSRRAEEPFQPLYVMEDANEALKLTKAVKYEEWITPGPGVRARYWNAGHILGSASIEVEVTDSDGKAIRILFSGDLGPDVKVFWEAPDAPAGYDYILSESTYGGREREDYTLKQRQEALKTEINTALARGGNLVIPTFAVERSQELLHDIGYLIKTGEISPSLVFLDSPLASKVTGVYRKYASMFDDVELSADELFNDSRFRIVESVEESKAINSVRGGAIIMSASGMADAGRIKHHLRNNLPRANATVLFVGYQAPGTLGQIIQSGAREVRIHCELVPVRAQVRSLGNYSAHADHSELVAWVTKRLPAHGAIFLTHGEDEERKALRAALMHDDGLAGDQVLMPLLDDAFELRAEGIAGVARPAERRVDLSQVTADWHNAYASFIIDLSHQLQSAPNDAQRIAVMEALKATLSNTGPVTPPLPMKTQPGNAPVLHGEPSGE; this comes from the coding sequence ATGACCGTCACGCTACACTTCCACGGGGCGTCGGGCACCGTGACCGGCTCGTGCTACCGCATCGTGCACCCCAAGGGGCAGTTCCTCGTCGACTGCGGCATGTTCCAGGGCAACAAGACGGTGCGCGATCTCAACTACAAGCCGTTTCCGTTCGACCCCAAGGGGATCGACTTCCTGCTGCTGACGCACGCCCATATCGATCATGCGGGGCTGCTGCCGCGGCTGACCCATATGGGCTACCGCAAGCCGATCTGGGCCACCGAGCCGACCAACGGGCTGCTCGAGTACCTGCTGCCCGATGCCGCCGGCATCCAGGAAAGCGAGGCCGACCGCGAGACCAGGAAACGCTCGCGCCGCGCCGAGGAGCCGTTCCAGCCGCTCTACGTCATGGAAGACGCCAACGAAGCGCTGAAGCTCACCAAGGCAGTCAAGTACGAAGAGTGGATCACTCCCGGCCCGGGCGTGCGCGCCCGCTACTGGAATGCCGGACATATTCTCGGCTCGGCCTCGATCGAGGTCGAGGTGACGGACAGCGACGGCAAAGCCATCCGCATCCTGTTCTCCGGCGATCTCGGGCCGGACGTGAAAGTGTTCTGGGAGGCGCCCGACGCGCCGGCCGGCTATGACTATATCCTCTCCGAATCCACCTATGGCGGGCGGGAGCGCGAGGACTATACGCTCAAGCAGCGCCAGGAGGCGCTGAAGACCGAGATCAATACGGCACTGGCCCGCGGCGGTAACCTGGTGATCCCGACCTTCGCGGTCGAGCGCAGCCAGGAGCTGCTGCACGACATCGGTTACCTGATCAAGACCGGCGAGATCAGCCCGAGCCTGGTCTTCCTCGACAGCCCGCTGGCGAGCAAGGTCACCGGGGTCTATCGCAAGTACGCCTCGATGTTCGACGATGTCGAACTGAGCGCCGACGAGCTGTTCAACGATTCCCGCTTCCGCATCGTCGAGAGCGTCGAGGAGAGCAAGGCGATCAACTCGGTCCGCGGCGGCGCCATCATCATGTCGGCCTCCGGCATGGCCGATGCCGGCCGGATCAAGCACCACCTGCGCAACAACCTGCCGCGCGCCAACGCCACCGTGCTGTTCGTCGGTTACCAGGCGCCGGGCACCCTGGGCCAGATCATCCAGTCGGGTGCCAGGGAAGTGCGCATCCATTGCGAGCTGGTGCCGGTGCGGGCGCAGGTGCGCAGCCTCGGCAACTATTCGGCGCATGCCGACCATTCGGAGCTCGTCGCCTGGGTCACCAAGCGCCTGCCGGCGCACGGCGCGATCTTCCTGACCCATGGCGAGGACGAAGAACGCAAGGCACTGCGCGCCGCGCTGATGCACGATGACGGCCTCGCCGGCGACCAGGTGCTGATGCCGCTGCTCGACGACGCCTTCGAGCTCCGCGCCGAGGGCATTGCCGGCGTCGCCCGACCGGCCGAGCGCCGCGTCGATCTCAGCCAGGTCACCGCCGACTGGCACAATGCCTATGCCAGCTTCATCATCGATCTCAGCCACCAGCTGCAGAGCGCCCCGAACGACGCACAGCGCATCGCGGTGATGGAGGCGCTGAAGGCGACGCTCTCCAACACCGGCCCGGTGACCCCGCCGCTGCCGATGAAGACCCAGCCCGGCAACGCCCCGGTGCTGCACGGCGAGCCGAGCGGGGAGTAA
- a CDS encoding ActR/PrrA/RegA family redox response regulator transcription factor codes for MSTVDELLAADRTLLLVDDDKTFLTRLERAMQKRGFDVRIADTVAGGLAAVSEAPPAYAVVDLRLEDGNGLDVVAALHQKREDARAVVLTGYGNIATAVTAVKLGAVDYLSKPADAEDVINALLATGNKPPEPPENPMSADRVRWEHIQRVYELCDRNVSETARRLNMHRRTLQRILAKRAPK; via the coding sequence ATGAGCACAGTCGATGAACTTCTTGCAGCCGACCGTACCCTGCTTCTGGTCGATGACGACAAGACCTTCCTGACCCGCCTCGAGCGGGCCATGCAGAAACGTGGCTTCGATGTCCGCATTGCCGACACCGTGGCCGGCGGCCTCGCTGCCGTCTCCGAGGCCCCCCCCGCCTATGCCGTGGTCGACCTCCGGCTCGAAGACGGCAACGGCCTCGACGTGGTCGCGGCGCTGCATCAGAAGCGCGAGGATGCCCGCGCGGTGGTGCTTACCGGCTACGGCAACATCGCCACCGCGGTAACCGCGGTGAAGCTCGGTGCGGTGGATTATCTGTCGAAGCCGGCCGACGCCGAAGACGTGATCAACGCCCTCCTCGCCACCGGCAACAAGCCGCCCGAGCCGCCGGAGAACCCGATGTCGGCCGACCGGGTGCGCTGGGAGCACATCCAGCGGGTCTATGAGTTGTGCGACCGCAACGTCTCGGAGACGGCGCGCCGGCTCAACATGCATCGCCGCACCCTGCAGCGCATCCTCGCCAAGCGCGCGCCGAAATAG
- a CDS encoding ActS/PrrB/RegB family redox-sensitive histidine kinase, protein MALAETSAILPGNWRPLRLATLVGLRWLAIVGQTAGVLFVQFGLNFPLPLTECLMLIGLSVLLNLWVIFRLGEGYRPPTTVATVHLSFDLCQLGALLALTGGLQNPFSLLLLAPVSVSATTLPQRSTVILATLAIALASLLSVYHMDLPWDPDSRIVFDRVYVIGIWVSILCGTIFIAAYTNRVAHEARQLADALAATELALSRHEQLSALDGLAAAAAHELGTPLSTIALAAREIRDEVPEGPVREDIELIMSQAARCREILGKLRSLRDTPGDPFAAVPVSALLAEVIKPLEGGGKVISVRTGAGSGSGSEPVIGRNAGLLYGLGNLIDNAAQFAQRAVLVEASWDKQALTVTITDDGPGFPTDLITRLGEPYLTTRPRSADSGEPGGLGLGIFISKTLLERTGAKLSFENEAADGHARVRLIWPRAAIEQP, encoded by the coding sequence ATGGCATTGGCGGAGACGTCGGCAATCCTGCCGGGCAATTGGCGACCCCTCAGGCTGGCGACGCTGGTGGGGTTGCGCTGGCTGGCGATCGTCGGGCAGACCGCCGGAGTGCTGTTCGTCCAGTTCGGGCTGAACTTTCCGCTGCCCCTGACCGAGTGCCTGATGCTGATCGGGCTCTCCGTGCTGCTCAACCTGTGGGTGATCTTCCGGCTGGGCGAGGGCTATCGGCCGCCCACCACGGTGGCGACGGTGCACCTGAGCTTCGACCTGTGTCAGCTCGGGGCGCTGCTGGCCTTGACCGGCGGATTGCAGAACCCCTTCTCCCTACTGCTCCTGGCGCCGGTTTCGGTGTCGGCGACGACGCTGCCGCAGCGCTCGACGGTGATCCTCGCCACCCTCGCCATCGCGCTCGCCTCGCTGCTTTCGGTCTATCACATGGACCTGCCCTGGGACCCGGACTCACGCATCGTGTTCGACCGGGTCTACGTCATCGGCATCTGGGTCTCGATCCTGTGCGGCACGATCTTCATTGCCGCCTATACCAACCGGGTGGCGCACGAGGCGCGCCAACTCGCCGATGCACTGGCGGCGACCGAGCTGGCGCTGTCGCGGCACGAGCAGCTGAGCGCGCTCGATGGGCTCGCCGCGGCGGCGGCGCACGAGCTGGGCACACCGCTCTCCACCATCGCGCTGGCGGCGCGCGAGATCCGCGACGAGGTGCCCGAAGGGCCGGTGCGCGAGGATATCGAGCTGATCATGTCGCAGGCGGCGCGCTGCCGCGAGATTCTGGGCAAGCTCAGGAGCCTGCGCGACACGCCGGGCGACCCGTTCGCCGCCGTGCCGGTATCGGCGCTGCTCGCCGAGGTGATCAAGCCGCTCGAAGGCGGCGGCAAGGTGATTTCGGTGCGCACCGGCGCCGGCAGCGGCAGCGGCAGCGAACCGGTGATCGGCCGCAACGCCGGGCTGCTCTATGGCCTGGGCAACCTGATCGACAATGCGGCGCAGTTCGCGCAACGCGCCGTGCTGGTCGAAGCCAGCTGGGACAAGCAAGCGCTGACGGTGACCATTACCGACGACGGCCCGGGTTTCCCGACCGACCTGATCACCCGGCTGGGCGAGCCTTACCTCACCACCCGGCCGCGCAGCGCCGACAGCGGCGAGCCGGGCGGGCTGGGCCTCGGCATCTTCATCTCCAAGACCCTGCTCGAGCGCACCGGCGCCAAACTGAGCTTCGAGAACGAGGCGGCCGACGGCCATGCCCGGGTGCGGTTGATCTGGCCGCGCGCGGCGATCGAGCAGCCATGA
- a CDS encoding DUF2852 domain-containing protein: MHTAIIKPQWGPLTIALMVLGFVLWWPLGLAVLAYILWGEMFGGSAEKAQGFVNRSRNWAENCGPRGNAFRPHGFRNSSGNAAFDDYRAEQLKRLEEERRRLDEEVSAFHEYMRNLRMAKDREEFDRFMRDKNGNRPNYGGDQNNGTNV, from the coding sequence ATGCACACTGCGATTATCAAACCGCAATGGGGCCCGTTGACCATCGCTTTGATGGTCCTGGGCTTCGTTCTCTGGTGGCCGCTCGGCCTCGCCGTTCTCGCCTACATCCTATGGGGCGAAATGTTCGGCGGCTCGGCGGAAAAGGCTCAGGGGTTCGTCAACCGATCTCGCAACTGGGCGGAAAACTGCGGTCCCCGCGGCAACGCGTTCCGTCCCCACGGCTTCCGCAATTCGAGCGGCAATGCCGCGTTCGACGACTACCGCGCCGAGCAGCTCAAGCGCCTCGAAGAGGAGCGCCGCCGGCTCGATGAAGAGGTCAGCGCCTTCCACGAATACATGCGGAACCTCCGCATGGCCAAGGATCGCGAAGAGTTCGACCGCTTCATGCGCGACAAGAACGGCAACCGCCCGAACTATGGCGGCGACCAGAATAACGGGACCAACGTCTGA
- a CDS encoding M48 family metallopeptidase: MNFLFPARTPKVPAATTIVIDDAPVEITVKVSARARSYRLTVPHHGNPVLTLPKTGRWPEAEGFLNRHRGWLAARLKRSAPRTAFADGEVLPLRGVPHRIHATGRLRGRVEVSEIDGELSLLVPGEAAHIPRRLTEWLKAEAQRDLAERSDVHAATLGVEVKSVAMRSQATRWGSCSSSGRLNYNWRLILAPPFVLDYVAAHEVAHLVHMNHSPSFWKAVERALPDMEKGKAWLKAHGKVLMGYGLE; this comes from the coding sequence ATGAACTTTCTGTTCCCCGCGAGGACGCCGAAGGTGCCGGCCGCGACGACGATCGTCATCGACGATGCGCCGGTCGAGATCACGGTGAAGGTGAGCGCGCGAGCCAGGAGCTACCGGCTGACCGTGCCGCATCACGGCAACCCGGTGCTGACCCTGCCGAAGACCGGCCGCTGGCCCGAGGCCGAGGGTTTTCTCAACCGGCATCGCGGCTGGCTGGCCGCTCGCCTCAAGCGCAGTGCGCCGCGCACTGCTTTTGCCGATGGCGAGGTGCTGCCGCTGCGCGGCGTGCCGCACCGCATCCATGCGACGGGCCGTCTGCGCGGTCGGGTCGAGGTGTCTGAGATCGATGGCGAGCTGTCGCTATTGGTGCCCGGCGAAGCGGCCCACATCCCGCGCCGGCTGACCGAATGGCTGAAGGCCGAAGCGCAGCGCGACCTCGCCGAGCGCTCCGACGTTCATGCCGCGACACTGGGCGTCGAGGTGAAGTCGGTGGCGATGCGCAGCCAGGCGACCCGCTGGGGCTCGTGCTCGTCGTCCGGGCGGCTCAACTACAACTGGCGGCTGATCCTCGCGCCGCCTTTCGTGCTCGACTATGTCGCGGCGCACGAGGTGGCTCATCTCGTCCACATGAACCACTCGCCCAGCTTCTGGAAGGCGGTCGAGCGGGCATTGCCCGACATGGAAAAGGGCAAGGCCTGGCTCAAGGCGCACGGCAAGGTGCTGATGGGGTATGGGCTGGAGTAG
- the lpdA gene encoding dihydrolipoyl dehydrogenase: MADTFDLTVIGSGPGGYVAAIRAAQLGMKVAVVEKWPTFGGTCLNIGCIPSKAMLHASELFEEAGHQFRQFGIDVTPQLNLKQMLAHKDDTVTANVSGIEFLFKKNKITTFRGTGSIPAEGKVLVTPESGAPTTIETRNILIATGSVPISLPGIEIDENKVVSSTGALAFQDVPKRLLVIGGGIIGLELGSVWGRLGAKVQVVEFLDRILPGLDSEAARQTQRNLTKQGMEFKLSTKVTAIEKQGDGSVRARLEPAGGGEASFAEADAVLVAVGRKPFTEGLGLEGVGVALDERGRVRTDAQFKTNVPGIYAIGDVVAGAMLAHKAMDEGHAVAEIIAGQQPHVNYGTIPSVMYTSPEVAWVGKSEDELKAAGIEYKAGKFPFTANGRAKAMLATQGYVKILADVATDRVLGAQIIAKNAGEMIHEIVVLMEFSGSAEDLGRTTHAHPTLSEAIKEAALMCGDGAIHI; encoded by the coding sequence ATGGCGGACACTTTCGACCTCACCGTAATCGGCTCCGGCCCGGGTGGATACGTCGCGGCAATCCGGGCGGCGCAGCTCGGCATGAAGGTCGCGGTGGTCGAGAAATGGCCGACCTTCGGCGGCACCTGCCTCAATATCGGCTGCATCCCATCGAAGGCGATGCTGCATGCCTCGGAACTGTTCGAGGAGGCGGGCCACCAGTTCCGCCAGTTCGGCATCGACGTGACGCCTCAGTTGAACCTCAAGCAGATGCTGGCGCACAAGGACGACACCGTCACCGCCAACGTGTCGGGCATCGAGTTCCTGTTCAAGAAGAACAAGATCACCACCTTCCGCGGCACCGGCTCGATTCCGGCCGAAGGCAAGGTGCTGGTGACGCCGGAAAGCGGCGCGCCGACCACCATCGAAACCAGGAACATCCTGATCGCCACCGGTTCGGTGCCGATCAGCCTGCCGGGCATCGAAATCGACGAGAACAAGGTGGTGTCCTCGACCGGCGCCCTGGCCTTCCAGGACGTCCCCAAGCGACTGCTGGTGATCGGCGGCGGCATTATCGGGCTCGAGCTCGGCTCGGTCTGGGGCCGGCTCGGCGCCAAGGTGCAGGTGGTCGAATTCCTCGACCGGATCCTGCCCGGCCTCGACAGCGAGGCGGCGCGGCAGACGCAGCGCAACCTCACCAAGCAGGGCATGGAGTTCAAGCTCTCGACCAAGGTGACGGCGATCGAGAAGCAGGGCGACGGCTCGGTCCGCGCCCGGCTGGAGCCCGCCGGCGGCGGCGAGGCGAGCTTCGCCGAGGCCGACGCGGTGCTGGTGGCGGTTGGCCGCAAGCCCTTCACCGAGGGGCTGGGCCTCGAGGGCGTCGGCGTGGCGCTCGACGAGCGCGGCCGCGTGCGCACCGACGCGCAGTTCAAGACCAACGTGCCGGGCATCTATGCGATCGGCGACGTGGTGGCCGGGGCCATGCTGGCGCACAAGGCGATGGACGAAGGCCATGCGGTGGCCGAGATCATCGCCGGCCAACAGCCGCACGTGAATTACGGCACCATTCCGTCGGTGATGTATACGAGCCCGGAAGTCGCCTGGGTCGGCAAGTCCGAAGACGAGCTGAAGGCGGCGGGCATCGAGTACAAGGCCGGCAAGTTCCCGTTCACCGCCAATGGCCGGGCCAAGGCGATGCTGGCGACGCAGGGCTATGTGAAGATCCTCGCCGACGTCGCTACCGACCGGGTGCTGGGGGCGCAGATCATCGCAAAGAATGCCGGCGAGATGATCCACGAGATCGTCGTCCTTATGGAATTCTCGGGCTCGGCCGAAGACCTCGGCCGCACCACGCATGCGCATCCGACGCTCAGCGAGGCGATCAAGGAAGCCGCGCTGATGTGCGGGGATGGGGCGATACATATTTGA